In the Cheilinus undulatus linkage group 19, ASM1832078v1, whole genome shotgun sequence genome, one interval contains:
- the abcd3a gene encoding ATP-binding cassette sub-family D member 3a, protein MAAFSKHLTAKNSSIAGGILLLLYLLKQRKRAHKPEGKKGGSDIVLNTERDGRKDRAAVDKVFFLRILRILKIMVPRVFCMETGYLIFIAVMLVARTYCDVWMIQNGTMIESAIIGRSTKDFKTFLFSFMKFMPVIALVNNFLKLGLNELKLRFREKLTKSLYDQYLQGFTYYKMGNLDNRIANADQLLTQDVEKFCNSVVDLYSNLSKPLLDIGLYIFKLTSAIGAQGPAIMMAYLLISGLFLTRLRRPIGKMTVTEQRYEGEYRYVNSRLITNSEEIAFYNGNIREKQTIYATFKKLVDHLHNFIFFRFSMGFVDSMIAKYLATVVGYLVVSRPFLNLSHPRHLSSSHSELLEDYYQSGRMLLRMSQALGRIVLAGREMSRLSGFTARITELMKVLKELNSGRYERTMVSQQERESDPAEKLTLVPGSGQVINRDNIIKFDHTPLATPNGDVLIKDLSFEVKSGTNVLVCGPNGCGKSSLFRVLGELWPLFGGHLTKPERGKLFYVPQRPYMTLGSLRDQVIYPDTYEQQKKKGISDQVLKDYLDNVQLGHILDREGSWDSVQDWMDVLSGGEKQRMAMARLFYHKPQFAILDECTSAVSVDVEDYIYSHCRTVGITLFTVSHRKSLWKHHEYYLHMDGRGNYEFKPITEETVEFGS, encoded by the exons ATGGCGGCTTTCAGTAAACACTTAACAGCGAAAAACTCCTCAATAGCAGGCGgtattttgctgttgttgtacCTACTGAAACAACGAAAACGGGCGCACAAACCAGAGGG TAAAAAAGGAGGCTCAGACATAGTGCTTAACACTGAG AGAGATGGCAGAAAAGATCGTGCAGCAGTTGACAAGGTGTTCTTCCTCCGGATCCTCCGGATCCTGAAAATCATGGTGCCTCGAGTTTTCTGCATGGAG ACAGGCTACCTTATCTTTATTGCTGTCATGTTGGTGGCGAGGACCTACTGTGATGTATGGATGATCCAGAACGGCACCATGATTGAAAG TGCAATTATTGGTCGCTCAACAAAAGATTTCAAGACCTTCTTGTTCAGCTTTATGAAATTCATGCCAGTT ATAGCCTTGGTGAATAACTTCCTGAAGTTGGGTCTAAATGAGTTGAAGCTGAGGTTCCGTGAGAAGCTCACTAAGAGCTTGTACGACCAATACCTGCA AGGTTTCACATACTACAAAATGGGAAACCTGGACAATCGGATAGCTAATGCAGACCAGCTACTGACTCAGGATGTGGAGAAATTCTGCAACAGCGTGGTGGACCTTTACTCCAACCTCAGCAAG CCTCTCTTGGATATCGGTCTGTACATATTCAAACTGACAAGTGCCATTGGTGCCCAG GGTCCAGCCATCATGATGGCCTACCTGCTGATCTCAGGTCTGTTTCTGACCAGACTAAGGAGGCCAATAGGCAAGATGACGGTCACTGAGCAACGCTACGAGGGAGAGTATCGCTACGTCAACTCTCGCCTCATCACCAATAG TGAAGAGATTGCTTTCTACAATGGAAACATAAGGGAAAAACAGACCATTTATGCCACATTTAAGAAACTG GTGGACCACTTGCATAACTTCATCTTTTTTCGCTTCTCTATGGGGTTTGTGGACAGCATGATTGCCAAAT atcTGGCCACAGTAGTGGGCTACCTGGTGGTTAGCCGTCCGTTCCTAAATCTTTCACACCCCCGACACTTGAGCAGCTCACACTCTGAGCTGCTGGAG GACTACTACCAGAGTGGGAGGATGCTCCTGAGAATGTCCCAAGCCCTGGGCAGGATTGTCCTGGCAGGCAGAGAGATGAGTCGCCTCTCAGG ATTCACAGCTCGCATCACTGAACTGATGAAAGTCCTAAAAGAGCTGAACTCCGGCAGATATGAAAGAACCATGGTCTCGCAGCAGGAGAGGG AATCAGACCCTGCAGAGAAACTCACCCTGGTGCCTGGAAGTGGTCAAGTTATCAACAGAGATAACATTATCAA ATTTGACCATACTCCACTCGCAACGCCTAATGGAGATGTCTTGATTAAAGACCTTTCCTTTGAG GTGAAGTCTGGTACCAACGTTCTTGTATGCGGGCCCAATGGTTGTGGTAAAAGCTCTCTGTTCAGAGTCCTCGGCGAG ctGTGGCCTCTGTTTGGAGGACACCTGACAAAACCTGAGAGAGGGAAGCTCTTTTATGTCCCACAG AGACCCTACATGACCCTGGGTTCTTTGAGGGACCAGGTCATTTACCCGGACACCtatgaacaacagaaaaagaaggGCATCTCTGATCAG GTATTGAAGGATTACCTGGACAATGTTCAGCTTGGTCACATCCTGGACAGGGAGGGCAGCTGGGACTCAGTCCAGGACTGGATGGATGTTCTCAGTGGAGGAGAGAAGCAGAGGATGGCT ATGGCCAGATTGTTCTACCACAAGCCCCAGTTTGCCATTCTGGATGAGTGCACCAGTGCAGTGAGTGTTGATGTGGAGGATTACATCTACAGCCACTGTAGAACG GTTGGCATCACTTTGTTCACAGTGTCCCACAGAAAGTCTCTGTGGAAGCACCATGAG TATTACCTCCACATGGACGGGAGAGGAAACTACGAGTTCAAACCCATCACTGAGGAAACTGTGGAGTTTGGTTCATAA